The Brachyspira hampsonii genomic interval AAGGAAAATCTTACAGCTAAAATATTTGGAGGCGGACATGTGCTTTCAGGTATGACTAGTAATATCCTTCAAGTACCTGATAAGAATATACAATTTGCTAAAAAATTCTTGGCAGATGAAAAAATACCTATAGTAAGTGAGGATATAGGCGGTAATTGGCCTAGAAAAGTATTCTTCTTCAATACAGAAAATAGAGTGCTTATGAAAAAATTAGAAGGTAAAACTAAAGAATTTTCTGCTGAACAAGAAATTAAATACTCTAAAAATTTACAGCATAAACTTGAAGAAAAATCAGATATTACATTGTTTTAATATATTAATAATTAAGGATTTTATATGGCTACAAAAATTAAAGTATTAGCTATTGATGATAGCGCACTAATTAGACAATTACTTACTAAAATTGTAAACTCAGATCCTGCTTTGGAAATGGTAGGAACTGCTGCAAATCCAATTCTAGCTGAAAATAAGGTAAAAAATCTTAAACCGGACATTATTACTTTGGATATAGAAATGCCTGAAATGGACGGTATTACTTATCTTAAAAAACTTATGCTTAATAACCCTATCCCTGTAATAATGTTTAGTTCGCTTTTAGATAAACATAGAGAATTGGCTTTAGATGCATTAAATATAGGTGCTTTTGATTATGTTATAAAACCATCTGCTAATGTTAGAGACGGTGTTGAAGAACTAGCTACAGATTTAGTTGAAAAAATCAAAAATGCTTATGCAAACAGAGCTAAATTCTACAGAAAGCACGGTGTTACTGTGCCTACTGATACTACTCCTACAGTAGAAAGAACACCTATTAGCTTGGAAGCTCCTAAAACTGCTGGATTTAAGGTTTATGCCAAAAATACTGCAGACATTATACTTCCGCTTACTCCTTCAAGAGAAACTCCTATGGATAAAATTATTCTTATAGGTTCTTCTACAGGCGGTACTGAAGCTTTAATAGAATGCTTAAAAAATGTTACTCCATCTGCTCCTCCTATAGTTATTGCTCAGCATATGCCTGAACATTTTACTACCTCTTTTGCTAAAAGATTGAATAGTATATTAAAAATTGATGTCGCTGAATCTGAAGATGGTATGAGTATAGGAAGAGGTCAGGCTGTACTTGCAAGAGGTGCTAAGCATACTATGATTAAGGTTAAAGGAGGTAAATATTATATAGAAGTTAGAGATGGAGAACCTGTTACAAGACATAAACCTTCTGTAGATGTACTTTTTAGAAGCGGTGCTGTTTATGCTAAAAACAAAGCTATAGGAATTATACTTACTGGTATGGGTGATGACGGTGCTAATGGTATGAAAGAAATGAAAGATGCTGGTGCTTATAATATAGCTCAAAACGAAGAAACTTGCACTGTATTTGGTATGCCTAGAGAAGCAATAGCTAGAGGCGGCGTTGATGAAGTTCTTCCTTTAGATAAAATATTAGCTGCGGCTTTGAAAAGAGTATAAATTAAAAAATGAAAGAATATATAGATTTATATGATTATATAAATAAATGGGTAAGCGGTTTTACAGCTTACCCATACTATAAAATAGAAAAAAAATTGGATTTTATATCCAAATTAATATCAACTCATAAGCAGTTTAATAATATTTCTATTATTCCAACTGGTTCAAAACGAAACAGAACAGATGTAACTTACATGGAATATCTTAATGTTTTTTTAATATTAGATGATAATAACAATGCATCTGATACTAGAAAATTCAAATCTTCTATTTTGGAATTAATCAAAAATGATGATTTATATTCAAATAAAGTTAATGTTACATCATCATCTTTAATTTTAGAATATGAAAATGAAAAAATTGTATTAATACCATCGTTTAAAAATTTAGATAATAATGTTGAAGGTGCTTTGGTTACAGATAGTAATGAAAAAAATGAAATTTTCTATCCAAAACTAGATAATAAAAATTTTGATAAAAAAGAACATAACTGCGGATCCAATTTTATTAATTTAATAAAAATATTCAAACATATATTCCTTACTTTCTCTTCTGAAATTAAATATATTAATGAACTTACTCCGCCTATAATAGAAGCTCTTATATGGAATTTGCCCGATAAATACTTTAACTTTAATAATTATGATGATGCTATATTAAAGACTATTGAATATATTTATGAAAGGATTGCAAGCAGTGATTATATGTCCCTTTCCGAAATTAATGATATAAAAGTTTTGTTTTCAGCTAGGAATAATATAGATAGAAAAGAATTATTAAAAGCATTATATAAACTGAAACAATTAATACATGAAAACTTGTAAAATTCTTATTTTTTTCTTATAACTCTTAATAGTAATATTGAATTAATTTAAAGTAATGATATAATATTGCATTATAATTTTTATAATAAATTTCTTAGGAGAAATATATAAAATGAAAAAAATACCAGAAATTTTTGGTAGTATGGTTTTTAATGATAATGTTATGAAAGATAAACTCCCTAAAGACATTTACAAAAAACTTATAAAAACCATAAAAAATGGAGAGCGTTTAAATTTAGAAGTTGCTAATGTAGTAGCTCATGCTATGAAAGAATGGGCTATAGAAAAAGGGGCTACTCATTTTACTCATTGGTTTCAACCTATGACAGGTGTAACTGCAGAAAAACATACTAGCTTTATAGCTCAAACAGATGACGGTGCAACTCGTATGGAGTTTACCGGTAAAGAATTAGTTCAAAGCGAGCCAGATGCTTCTAGTTTCCCTTCAGGAGGATTAAGAGCTACATTTGAAGCAAGAGGATATACAGCATGGGATCCTACTTCTTATGCTTTCATTAAAGATGATACTTTATGCATACCTAGTGCTTTTTGTTCATATAGCGGTGAATCTTTAGATAAAAAGACTCCCCTACTTCGTTCAATGCAGGTTATAGAAAAGGAAGCAAAAAGAATATTGAAACTTTTCGGACATAATAATGTTAATAGGGTATTTACAACTGTTGGTGCAGAACAGGAATATTTTTTAATAGACAGAGAACTATATTTAAAAAGACCTGATTTAAGATACTGTAAAAGAACCTTATTTGGTGCTTGTCCGCCTAAAGGTCAGGAATTAGAAGATCATTATTTCGGTGCTATTAAACCTAGAGTGCTTGCCTTCATGAAAGAACTTGATATTGAGCTTTGGAAACTAGGTATAGTTGCTAAAACAGAACATAATGAGGTAGCTCCAGGTCAGTATGAATTAGCTCCAGAGTTTACTATTACAAATATGGCGACCGACCAAAACCAAATTACAATGGAGCTTATGAAGGTAATAGCTGAAAAACATAATTTAGCTTGTATACTTCATGAAAAACCTTTTTCAGGTGTAAATGGAAGCGGTAAGCACAATAATTGGTCTATAGCAACAGATACAGGTATGAATCTATTAGATCCTACAGATAATCCTGCCAAAAATAAACAGTTTTTGCTATTTTTAGTAGCTATAATTAAAGCTATTGATGAATATCAGGACTTACTTAGAGTTACAACTGCAAGTGCAAGCAATGATCACAGACTTGGTGCTTCTGAAGCTCCTCCTGCTATTATATCAATGTTTCTTGGTGATGAATTAACTGAAGTGATTGAATCTATGGAACATTCCAAAGATTATGAGGGAAAAGGAAAGGTTGAAATGGAAATGGGAGTTAATTCTTTAGCAAGACTCACTAAAGATTCTACTGATAGAAATAGAACTTCTCCTTTAGCATTTACAGGAAATAAATTTGAATTTAGAATGGTAGGCTCAAGTCTTTCAGTATCAGGACCTAATATAATATTAAATACAATAGTTGCTGAAGCTTTATCGCAGTTTGCTGATATATTAGAAAAGTCTTCAAATTTTGAAAAAGATTTAGATGAACTTATAAGAGATACTATTAAAAAACATAAAAGAATAATTTATAATGGAAATAATTATTCTGATGAATGGGTAAAAGAAGCTGAAAAAAGAGGATTATTTAATCTGAAGACAACCCCAGAAGCATTGCCTCATTTTATATCTCAAAAAAATATAGATGTATTAACAAAACATAAAGTGCTAACAGAAGCTGAAATACATTCAAGATATGAAATAGGAATGGAAGAGTATGTTAAAGAAATTAATATAGAAGCTCTTACATTAATAGACATGGTTTATAAGCATATACTTCCTTCTTCTATGGAGTACACCGGAGAGCTTGCGGATATTGCTGATAAGAAAAATAATTTAAAAGTAAACTTTGATGTTGAAAGTGATTTAATTAATAAACTTAACAAACTTATTTCAGATTTATACAGTAAATTGGCAAAATTAGAAGAATACATTTCAGAAGGTAAAAAAATTACAGATGTTTCAAAATCTGCTAATTTTTCACGAGATAAAATATTTGCATGTTTAGAAGATATGAGAGTTACAATAGATGAATTAGAAAGAACAGTTTCTAAAAAATATTGGAAACTTCCAACTTATGGGGATATGCTTTATAGTTTATCATAAATAGTAAGTTAAATAATAAAAGCAGGTATAAATTATTTACCTGCTTTTTTATTTTTTATAATATAAATTTTTTTATTCACCTTGCATTACAGATAAAGCATTATTCAAATGTTCTATAAACTCTTTATTAAATTTTTCTGGTGATATTATCTTAAAAGAACCTAGCCAAGGACTTAAAAATATTCTTAATTCTGTAAAAGATGAAAAATCAAAATTAACTATTATAGAACCATCTTTTAATGTATTTTTTATTTTTTGATTGAATCCGTAATCTCTATTTTTAAAATAATGAGCAACATCAGAATTAAAACGAATAGTAGTTTTTGTTAATTCATTATCACTCCAATATATACTTCTTTTTTTCTCTATTAATTTTATCAATTTTTCTCTATTATTAATTCTGTTTTTATATTCTTTATAATACTCTTCTTTTTCTTTATTACTATTAAATTTTAATTTCTGCATTACTTCTATATTAGATATACTAGTTATAGAATAAGTTTTTATCTTTTTATATTTTTTATCATAAGCAACTAAATACCATATACCCTGAAAATAATAAATAAGATATGCTATAGCTTTAACTTTATAATTAATATTACTGCTTTGAATATAATAATCAAAATTTATATCATTTAAATCTTTAACACATGAAAGTAATTTTTCTATACTTTCACTATCGCCGGATATATTATTTATCTCATTATTTGAAATTACAATAACATCATAATAATCATCATCTATATTTTGAGGTAATAATTTAGATATTGTTGAATGAGGTATAAAAGATAAATTTGAACTTACCTTTTTCATAAATACAGAAAATAGTATATCTATATTTTTTTTAAGATTATCATTATCAAAATGAAAACCTCTTTTTAATTTCTTTAAATCTTCTTTTTTTAAAGTATATCTGTCATTTTCTAAAATCAGCTCTATTTGTAAATATAGCTGTATTTCTTCTATATCTCTTTGAAATGTTCTTAAAGAAATATTATTCTGATACATAAGTTTATTTTTATCTATTAACCCATCTAACATTAATGAAGTATATAATTCAAATAACCTTTCAAATTTCTTTTTATCTGACATATATAATATCCTTTTTTAAAATACACTATGTACAAATTCTTTAACGGCATTGCCATTAATATTAAACTGCTCATTATTTACAGTAAAATATCCGTCCAATACTCCTTTAGTAGTTTCCATATCTATCTTATTGAAACCTCCAAAAGAATCGTATAAATAATTTCCTGTAACTGTAAATACAAAACTGAATCCTTCTTCTTTAGAATAATAATCTATAACATCTTTATATTCATGCGATTCAAAATTTTTATATACATACCATTTTTTATTAAATAGAAATTTAATAATTTTTGAATTTTGCGATTCAGGTTTAGAATCATAAATAAATACAGGAATAGGTTCTGTATTATAAGAAGTATAAACTAAAGCAGCCGTAATATTATGAGTATATCTTGAAGGATTTCTCCCAACTGTATTAATAGCTATAACTGAACTCGTATCCGTTATAGCATTTTCACTTCCCGGAACAACTAAATATCCGCTAGGAATACCATAATAAAATGCTGTATATAATGCTCTATTATATTTCCAATTTACCATAGAAGCTGTAAAATTAGTAAATTTAAATGAATATTCAGCATTAATCAAATTGCTTATAAAAGATTTTACATTTATCTTAGTATTATAAAAACTTGGAATTTCAATATTGAATTCACCAACATTTTTTTTAAATTGAGCTCTCACAAAATTATCATAAAAATCTAAAAAATCTTTTTCCTTTTCTTTTATAATAAAAGACTGAGAATCTCCATCGAGTATATTAAAAGCATAATAAGAAAAATATCTCTTTAATCCATATTTATAAAGTTTCCAAAATATTATATGATTATCATGAAATAAATATAAATATAAATTTTCTACCATATCCTCATTTATATGTATAGATTTTGGAATACTAGTAAAATCTCCTGTATAATATATACCATTGTTATTAGTAATAGAGACTGTATTAGCATCAAGTAAAGGAGTGTCATTTCTCATATATGATTTTGAAGGAACTATCCTATAATTAATATGCACAAAAATAATTATAGATAATAAAATGAATATAAGAGCTGCTATAATAAAAATATATTTTTTTATATAGCTTGAAGAATATTCATAATAATTATCGTTTGCTATAAGCCTCTTTTTTATACGCATAATCTTTCTTCTGCTATATTATCATTATTTTCCAAGACTTTTTTCATATCAGCCTGCACTTCTTCTTCAGTTCTTTTTTCGATTGATGTATCTAAAAGTTTAGATAAGGCAAATAATGCTACTTCTATTTCATCATCTTGAGGTCTTCTAGTAGTTATTTTTTGAAGAGCTAACCCCGGAAGTATAGCAAGTCTCATTAGAGGAAAATTATAAAATTTAAATCCTAATTTTAGTATTTCATAAGATATACCAGAAACTATAGGAAGCAAAATTATATTGATAGCAAGCACAGTTAAATTTCCAATTATTTTAGGCGGAGTATACGAAGCATATATATATGTATATACAAAATAGCTTGTAAACATATAAAGCAGAATTGAAACTGTTAATACTAAAAACATAAAAGTAGTACCGCATCTAGGGTGTATAGTAGTATAATCTCTAATATTCCCTGAATCAGGATCTAGTCCATGCTCATAAGCATTAACAACCATATGTTCTGCACCATGATATTCAAATACCCTTTTTATATCTTTAAAAAATGATATTACAAGAAGATATAAAACAAATATAGACAATTTTATGCATCCTCTCACTAGATTAAATACAATAAAATTGCTTTTTTCATCTATTCCTATAAGTGTAGTTATAAAATAAGGTAAGGCAATAAAAAGCCCAACTGCAAATGCCAAAGATACTAACATACTCAAAGTCATAGCTATACTTTCACTTTTTTCCGATTTAGGCTTATTATCTTTTTTATTATTTTCTTCTTCAATACCTGCAGTATTTGCAGAAAATACCAAAGTTTTATATCCTAATTTCATCATATCAATAAAATTGACAACACCTCTAATGAAAGGCAATTTACTTAATTTGTTTTTATTTTCAGTAATAGCAGCTTTAATAAAGTCTATTTGTTTATCGGGCTTTCTAACCGCAACTACATAATGGCTTTTGTTTCTAAGCATTATACCTTCTATAACCGCCTGCCCGCCTACTCCTTCCTTAATTCTATTTTCATCTAATTTTTTATTCAAAATATGTATCCTCATTTATTTTTAATATTAAAGTAAAGTATATAATATACTAAATGCAATATTCTTTCAAGTATAAAAAAACTTGAATTTATAAAAATAATTTATATATTATACAGTATGAAATATATATTAATTGTTTTATCTATATTAATTTTTATATCATGTAAAAGTACAAATACTCAAATGGCCGCTATACCAGAAGAAATACATAATAAGGATACAACTTCTTTACCTAAAGCCATTACATTAAGGGATAGAGCTGGATATTATAAGAGCAAAAGTCCGTATTTTACTTTTAATATTGACTTAAAAGAGAATGGTTATGCTAATGTTGTATTAAAGGGCTGGATGGTTTATAGGGGGCTTGTAAAAGTTGGTGATCCTAATTCTGAAGCTAAAAAATTTAGATTAGATATAGATAATATAACTTATGTAATACTAGAGTTTAAAGATTTAGATAATGCCAGAGCTTCTGTGATATTAAAAGGAGTTGTACAGCAGTCTCTTGATATGACTAAAATATAATATTTCATACTTTTTTCATAAAATAAATTTGACAAACTAATAATTTTAACTATATTAAATAATATAGGATTATTATTTATGTTCAACAGTCAACAGTCAACAGTCAACAGTCAACAGTCAACAGTCAACAGTCAACAGTCAACAGTCAACAGTCAACAGTCAACAGTCAACAGTCAACAGTCAACAGATTTTTTATATAAATTAAATAAAAACTTAAATTATAGTGTATTTTATTGTATACATTTCTATTATAAGTATTTTTGTATAAAAAATAAACTTTCTATTAATCATACAAAATCAAATATTATTTCAGATAAATCCAATTTATCATAATAAATAAAAATAAGGAGTACTTATGTCAAAAGAAGAAAAAGCTGTAAAAAATAGTTTTAAGAAATGGTTCACATTCTGTGTTCTGGTATTTGGAGGCGGAACTGTATTTAAATTGTCATCTTTAAAAGATGCATTTTATGTACCTATGCAGGAATTTATGAATTTAACTCATACACAAATAGGATTTGCTTTATCTGTTTACGGACTTGTACAAACCATAGGTAATTTCTTTTCTATTTACATATCTGATAGATTTTCTAAAAGAATATTAATACCTGTTGGACTTATTGGTGTTGGTTTAGTAGGATTATATATGTCTACATTTCCGCCATATTACGGTATATTGATTTCTTGGGGATTATTATCATTATTTGGTGAAGTTATATATTGGCCTGTATTATTGAAATCTGTAAGATTATTAGGTGATAGTAATGAACAAGGGAGATTATTTAGTTTCTTAGAAGCTGGAAGAGGTATTGTGGATGTAGTTATCGCTTATAGTGCTTTAGGTGTGTTTACATTATTAGGCTCTGGTTCTGCAGGATTGAGAGGCGGTATAATATTCTTCTCTGCTGCTGTTATAGTAGCTGGAATATTATCATACATATTATTAGAAGATGATGTTGTAAAATTAGAAGATGAAAGCGGAAATAAAGTTTCAAGAGATAAGGTAGCTATACAGGGTGTTATAAAAGCAATAAAAAGTTTAGAAATCTGGGTAGTTTCATTAACAATATTTAGCGTATATTCTGTATATTGCGGTTTAACTTATTTTATACCATTTCTAAAAGATATATACAGTATACCTGTGGCTTTAGTTGGGGCTTATGGTGTAATAAATCAATATGGATTAAAAATTGTAGGAGGTCCTATAGGTGGTGTATTATCAGATAAAGTGTTCCACTCGCCTACTAAATATTTAAGATTTGCATTTTTCTTATCTGCTATTGCAATAATAGGATTTACATTTATTCCGCATGGACAATTCAATCCTTATATAGGTATGGTTCTTACATTAAGTTATGGTGCTATAATATTTTCTATGAGAGCAGTATTTTTTGCTCCTATTGATGAAGTAAAAGTACCTAGAGAAATATCAGGTGCTGCTATGTCTATAGCTTGTATATTTGGATATTCACCTCAAATGTTTGCTTTTGCATTATATGGAAATATATTAGATAATAATCCCGGATTTGCAGGATATAGAATAGTATTTTTTATAATGGCAGGTTTTTCAGTACTTGGTATATTAATATCTAGTTTACTTTTATCAATGATTAAAAGAAGAGAAAAATTAGGAGTTCAAGAATGAAATTAGGTTTAGAAACAGAAAGTTATCATTTATTCTTTCAAAATAAAAGAATGAATATATTTGATTTTATTAATAAAACAAGTGAGCTTGGTTTAGACGGTGTTCAAATTAATATAATAAAAGACTATAATTTAGATCCTAATTGGGGAACTTTAGAAACAGATGAAATTAATCATTTGAAAAAAGTTAGAGCATTATGTGATAAATTAGGATTATATATAGAAGTAGATACAAAAGGAATAGAGTTTGAGCATTTGGAAAAAGTTCTGAAAGTAGCTCATATATTAGATGCAGAAGTTGTAAGAACATATATTCCAACGAAGGATCCTGTAATATCTGAAGAATCTGGGGCAGGCGGCAAATATGATCCGGCCAAGGTTAGACAATATTTTGATACTTCAATATACGAAGAAGCAATACCTAAATTAGAAAAAATTATACCTATTTTAAAAAAATATAGGATCAAAATAGCTTTAGAAAATCATGAATATGAAACTTCTAAAGAATTAGTTTGGGTTGTTGAAAAATTATCAAGTCCTTGGATAGGTTTATTATTTGATTTTGGAAATTCTATGATGGCTTGGGAAGATCCGATAGAAGCTGCTAATAATATGGCTCCATATACATTCTCAACACATGCTAAAGATCATATTATAATAGAAGATCCTGAAGATGTTTATAAATATGTTGTATGCGGAATACCTATAGGTGAAGGTAATTTAGATATAAAAAAAATATATGATATTTTATATAATAAATCTCCTCTAAAAAGAATTAATATAGAATCATGCCACCCATATTGTGCACAGTTTAAAAGAGCTCCAGGTGTAGGTGGAGTAGATAAAGTAGGAGAAAATGCATTTAAAATACATCCTCAGCCTTATCCATACAATGAAATAAAGCCTTTAGAATACTATTATCCTCAAGAAATTTCTAATGAATATTTGGAAAAACTTCTTAAGGATCAAGATGAAGGCTTAAAAAGATCTGTAAAATATCTTAAAGATATAAGAGATTCATATTTAAATTAATACTGTATTTCTAATTAAGATAAAAGGAGATGCTATCATAGTATCTCCTTATTTTTTATAATATACTAATTAAAAGAATCCTTCGCTCTTAGCTTCTTTACTCATAAGTTCTGTTACTGTATTTTTTATATTAGCATTATTGAATAGTATATTATATATTGCTTCTGTTATGGGCATGTAAATACTATTTTTTTTAGCATATTCATAAGCTGCAGTAGTAGCATATACTCCTTCAGCAACCTGCCCATGACTTTCAGCTGTTACCTCTTGATATTTTTTACCTTTAGCAAGTTCTCTTCCTAATCTATTGTTTCTGCTAAGTCCGCTGGAACAAGTAACTATTAAATCTCCTATTCCAGAAAGTCCATACATAGTATCTATTCTAGCACCTTTACTCAAAGCAAATCTTACTATTTCATGCAGTCCTCTTGTTATAAGAGCAGCCTTTGTATTATCTCCAAGATGAAGTCCGTCTACTATACCGCCTGCAATAGCTATAATATTTTTTAAAGCCCCACCTATTTCAACACCTTTCTGGTCTGTAGAATTATATATTCTAAACTTTGGAGGAACTGTTAAAGTATCTCTTACATATTCAGAAACGCCTTTTTCACCTCCCACAACTACTGCAGTAGGCACTCCCTTAGCAGCTTCTTCAGCATGAGATGGTCCTGAAAGTGTAAGTATTGATAAATCGCCTGATATTATGCTTCTAGCTACTTCGCTCATAGTTTTACCTGTTTTTCTATCAAGTCCCTTAGTTGCAGATACCAATATTTGCTCATTGCTTATATAAGGCTCTATATTTGTACAAGCTTCAGCAAAAGCAAATGAAGGAGTTACTATTATCACTATCTCACTATCATTCACTGCCTCTCCTACATCTGTTGTAAATTTGATGCTTCTATTTAATTCTATATTCTCCAAATAATTATCATTTCTATATGAAGTGCTTAATAATTTGTAACTGCTTTCACTATGAACCCATACTTTAATATTATGTTTTTCAGAGAAAATATTTGCAAGAGCAAGTCCCCAACCTCCTGCCCCTATAATACCTATATTTGCCATAATCTGCCCTACTTCATTTTATAATATAGTATATATTAGTATACATAAAAAATAATTATTATCAATATAAAAATTAAAAATATTATGTAAACTATATTTTATTTAAGAGATTTATCCAATAATTCACATATATTATTTAGTAAATCCTCTTTTTTTATTTTTTTATTATTGTCATCTTTAACCCAGCGAAGTATTACAGAAACTAAAGCACCAGAAAAAAACTGCGACATAATTTTTGTTTTTTCAATATCATCACCTTTCATAGTTTCATCTAAGTAGTCTATGAATATTTTGTATAATGATGAAATAAATAATGATGTATTATTATAGTCTATTAATGATATATTAAAATATTGTTTATTATCATCGAAGTAATTAATAACTTTTTCTAATATTTTTCTATAGTTCTTTCTAAAATCGTATATAGAGTTATCCTTTCTTAATTCTTTTATGATATCCTCTTTTATATCATCTATAATAGAATTTAAAAGTTCTTCTTTATTATTAAAATGATCATAAAATGTAACTCTATTTACTAGTGCATGTTCGCATATCTCTGTTACGCTTATATCTTTTAATGAATTGCTTTTTAAAAGTTCAAGTAAGGATTCTTTTAAAAGTTTTTGAGTTTTTATAATTCTTAAATCTTTTTTATCATTTTTCATGTATAAAGTATGCCATATATTTCAATAAAAATAAAGTTTATAATAAAAATGTTTTGCAATTTTTATATAATAAATATTATTGCATTAGTGTACTTCCTAAGGCTAGTATAAATAAAATTAGTTTTAGACTTATTTCAATACTACTTGAAAAGATTATGTATAAAATTTAGTAATTTATAAATTATAAAAATAATGTTTTATATGTTGTATAATTTATTGTTTTAGTATATAAATATCATTAAGTATTTATATAAATAAGAATATATTGATAAAAATTCAAATCATAAAAACTATTGTATAATATATTAAGATGTTTATATAAAAAAATTAAAATATATATAATTTACAAAAAATTAAAAATGTAGTTTATCATACAATAGTAATTTTATTGTACTTGATAAAAAAACTAAAAATAATAAAATGTATACAATATTTTTAATAGGTGTTATAAAGTGTTAAGGAAATTGATATATATTATTATTTTACAGTCAGTTTTTTTTAATTTTTTTATTTTTGCTCAAACTAATAACAATATAGTACTTCCATATACTCAATACATGGAGAGAATAAAAATCTTAATACCAGAGATGAAATTAACAGCATCTCAAGAAAGTAATGCATATAATAATTTAACTAAAGCAAAAAGCTCAGGCGATGTAAAGTTCGATTTGCAGGCTGGTGCTATAGGAAAGCAAAGTCATTTTGATGAATATAGTTTTTTACCAACATCAGATTTTAGTTATAATGGTTTTAGAATAGGTGCAGGTTTCAGCGGACTTATACCCTACTCAGGAACTAGATGGTCTGTAGAAATTAAGCATGACAGTTTTTTTGGTGATTTCAAAACAGGAGATATTTCTCTTCCTGTAGATACTCCATTTGGTACAGTAAATGGCAAATTGCCGAATATGAGTACCAATGATTTTAAATACTATTCTCCAAGCATAAGAATACAAATAGCTCAGCCAATACTTAGAGACTTTTTCGGAAAACTAGACAGATACCCAATTAAAGATGCAGAATATCAGCTTACTATAGCTAAGTTAAAAAGAATGATAGATGATAACAGCGTATTAACCTCTTATCAGAAAATATATTATCAATGGATAATGGCAAGAAAATTAATAGCTTTGTATGATGCGATGATTAGAGAAGCAAGAAGTTT includes:
- a CDS encoding TetR/AcrR family transcriptional regulator, with translation MKNDKKDLRIIKTQKLLKESLLELLKSNSLKDISVTEICEHALVNRVTFYDHFNNKEELLNSIIDDIKEDIIKELRKDNSIYDFRKNYRKILEKVINYFDDNKQYFNISLIDYNNTSLFISSLYKIFIDYLDETMKGDDIEKTKIMSQFFSGALVSVILRWVKDDNNKKIKKEDLLNNICELLDKSLK
- a CDS encoding sugar phosphate isomerase/epimerase family protein gives rise to the protein MKLGLETESYHLFFQNKRMNIFDFINKTSELGLDGVQINIIKDYNLDPNWGTLETDEINHLKKVRALCDKLGLYIEVDTKGIEFEHLEKVLKVAHILDAEVVRTYIPTKDPVISEESGAGGKYDPAKVRQYFDTSIYEEAIPKLEKIIPILKKYRIKIALENHEYETSKELVWVVEKLSSPWIGLLFDFGNSMMAWEDPIEAANNMAPYTFSTHAKDHIIIEDPEDVYKYVVCGIPIGEGNLDIKKIYDILYNKSPLKRINIESCHPYCAQFKRAPGVGGVDKVGENAFKIHPQPYPYNEIKPLEYYYPQEISNEYLEKLLKDQDEGLKRSVKYLKDIRDSYLN
- a CDS encoding NAD(P)H-dependent glycerol-3-phosphate dehydrogenase; translated protein: MANIGIIGAGGWGLALANIFSEKHNIKVWVHSESSYKLLSTSYRNDNYLENIELNRSIKFTTDVGEAVNDSEIVIIVTPSFAFAEACTNIEPYISNEQILVSATKGLDRKTGKTMSEVARSIISGDLSILTLSGPSHAEEAAKGVPTAVVVGGEKGVSEYVRDTLTVPPKFRIYNSTDQKGVEIGGALKNIIAIAGGIVDGLHLGDNTKAALITRGLHEIVRFALSKGARIDTMYGLSGIGDLIVTCSSGLSRNNRLGRELAKGKKYQEVTAESHGQVAEGVYATTAAYEYAKKNSIYMPITEAIYNILFNNANIKNTVTELMSKEAKSEGFF
- a CDS encoding MFS transporter; its protein translation is MSKEEKAVKNSFKKWFTFCVLVFGGGTVFKLSSLKDAFYVPMQEFMNLTHTQIGFALSVYGLVQTIGNFFSIYISDRFSKRILIPVGLIGVGLVGLYMSTFPPYYGILISWGLLSLFGEVIYWPVLLKSVRLLGDSNEQGRLFSFLEAGRGIVDVVIAYSALGVFTLLGSGSAGLRGGIIFFSAAVIVAGILSYILLEDDVVKLEDESGNKVSRDKVAIQGVIKAIKSLEIWVVSLTIFSVYSVYCGLTYFIPFLKDIYSIPVALVGAYGVINQYGLKIVGGPIGGVLSDKVFHSPTKYLRFAFFLSAIAIIGFTFIPHGQFNPYIGMVLTLSYGAIIFSMRAVFFAPIDEVKVPREISGAAMSIACIFGYSPQMFAFALYGNILDNNPGFAGYRIVFFIMAGFSVLGILISSLLLSMIKRREKLGVQE